From the genome of Psychroserpens ponticola, one region includes:
- a CDS encoding Dps family protein: MSYLNMKDENLIPVVVELNTLSANYHVYYQKLRSFHWNILGENFFDLHTKFEELYTDARIKIDEISERVLTLRHHPMSKLSDYLEISEVKEVSPLKSDRDMVIETLNDHKILLKQMSNVIKKAENASDEGTLDLIGAYIRGLEKSSWMLNAWTKNTSDKLKVDMIES; the protein is encoded by the coding sequence ATGAGTTATTTGAATATGAAAGATGAAAATTTAATCCCAGTTGTTGTAGAATTAAATACACTATCGGCTAACTACCATGTATATTACCAAAAACTAAGAAGTTTCCATTGGAATATTTTAGGAGAAAATTTTTTCGATTTACACACTAAGTTTGAAGAATTATACACTGATGCTCGAATAAAAATAGATGAAATTTCAGAACGAGTATTAACACTAAGGCATCATCCAATGAGTAAGTTGAGTGATTACTTAGAAATTTCTGAGGTTAAGGAAGTATCGCCTCTAAAATCTGACAGAGATATGGTCATTGAAACCCTTAACGATCATAAAATATTACTTAAACAAATGAGTAATGTGATTAAAAAAGCCGAAAATGCTTCAGATGAAGGCACTTTAGATTTGATTGGAGCTTATATCAGAGGCTTGGAAAAATCAAGTTGGATGCTAAATGCATGGACAAAAAACACGTCTGATAAATTGAAAGTTGATATGATTGAATCTTAA
- the corA gene encoding magnesium/cobalt transporter CorA gives MKVKTKKRAYKASNLPPGTMAYRGKKAALKTVVDIINYSNAAFKKIDSNNVEDGFNFEGNKQVTWININGLNNLKDIEKLGEHYNLHPLTLEDIVNTSQRPKLEEFQNYIFIVFKMLYFKDNDILQYEHLSMVVGKDYVLTFQEADGDIFDDLRERIETAKGRIRSQGADYLMYAILDAVVDNYFSVIEAVGDKIEDLEANIFESKADNTNTPSQIQYLKQEVLKIRRSIFPLREVINKLEKLDNTIIDEKSLSYIRDLYDHIIQVNESIDLYREMVWSLMDMYMTIISNKMNEVMKVLTIIATIFIPLTFIAGIYGMNFTNMPELQSQNGYYILLAVMFVLFIFMLIYFRKKKWL, from the coding sequence ATGAAAGTCAAAACTAAAAAAAGAGCATATAAAGCTTCAAATTTGCCTCCAGGAACAATGGCATATAGAGGAAAAAAAGCAGCTTTAAAAACAGTAGTAGATATTATTAACTATTCAAATGCGGCTTTTAAAAAAATTGATAGCAACAATGTAGAAGACGGGTTCAACTTTGAAGGAAACAAACAAGTTACTTGGATTAACATAAACGGACTCAACAACTTAAAAGATATCGAGAAACTTGGTGAACATTATAATTTACATCCATTAACTCTTGAAGATATAGTTAACACGAGTCAAAGACCTAAGCTTGAAGAGTTCCAAAATTATATTTTTATTGTTTTCAAAATGTTATATTTTAAGGATAATGATATTTTACAATACGAGCATTTAAGTATGGTCGTTGGTAAAGATTATGTATTAACATTCCAAGAAGCTGATGGTGATATTTTTGATGATTTAAGAGAACGCATTGAAACTGCTAAAGGTAGAATACGTTCGCAAGGTGCCGATTATTTAATGTACGCAATTTTGGATGCTGTTGTAGATAATTATTTTAGTGTTATTGAAGCAGTAGGAGATAAAATTGAAGATTTAGAAGCCAATATTTTTGAATCTAAAGCAGATAATACAAATACACCAAGTCAAATTCAGTATTTAAAACAAGAGGTTTTAAAAATAAGACGCTCTATATTTCCGTTACGAGAAGTCATAAACAAGCTTGAAAAATTAGACAATACAATTATTGATGAAAAATCTCTAAGTTATATAAGAGATTTATATGATCATATTATACAAGTCAATGAGTCTATTGATTTATATCGCGAAATGGTCTGGAGTTTAATGGATATGTACATGACCATCATTAGCAATAAAATGAATGAAGTCATGAAAGTACTAACCATTATTGCTACTATTTTTATTCCTTTAACTTTTATTGCAGGTATTTACGGTATGAATTTCACTAATATGCCAGAGCTACAATCTCAAAATGGATACTACATTTTACTTGCCGTTATGTTTGTTCTTTTCATTTTTATGTTAATTTATTTTAGAAAGAAGAAGTGGCTTTAA
- a CDS encoding sodium:solute symporter family protein yields MTISTLDWVIIISFLILFAGIGIYVSKQAGKSSKAFFLSGRNMPWWLLGVSMVATTFAADTPGLVTQLVRQNGVSGNWVWWAMLLTGMLTVFFYAKLWRKSEITTDLEFYELRYSGKIAGYLRGFRAIYLGVIFNVITMAGVCLAGAKIANILLGISQGEMLLYSSIIVVIYSAFGGLKGVLITDFIQFIIAMIGSVWATIYIVNLPEIGGTTNLLTHINVSDKLAFFPDFSDTEALVTMLIIPLAVQWWSTWYPGAEPGGGGYIAQRMLAAKDEKHATWATLFFNVAHYAIRPWPWIIVSLASLVVFPSLESINHAFPGLSSSMQGEDVAYAAMMTYLPSGLIGIVLLSLIAAFMSTISTQLNWGSSYIVNDFYKRFLNPNATDKDEVLVGRISTVVLMICAALFSFFLQSAGEVLNLLLQIGAGTGLLFILRWFWSRINPYSEIAAMIISFVIAVFFFVNGKLDTPMIELAGHWQLVFGVVVTTIGWLIVTLLTKPTDDDTLQTFNALIFGKESKFKGFGMKILGFFSGVIGVYCTLFAIGNFIYGKTALAFGLLAITGVCAFVIIKSFKAESK; encoded by the coding sequence ATGACTATTTCTACACTTGATTGGGTTATTATAATTTCTTTTTTAATACTCTTTGCTGGCATCGGAATTTATGTATCTAAACAAGCTGGAAAAAGCTCTAAAGCATTTTTTCTGTCAGGACGCAATATGCCTTGGTGGTTGCTAGGTGTTAGTATGGTGGCAACAACGTTTGCTGCTGATACTCCAGGACTAGTAACTCAACTTGTAAGACAAAATGGTGTTTCAGGAAATTGGGTATGGTGGGCAATGTTGCTAACAGGTATGCTTACTGTATTTTTTTATGCTAAACTTTGGCGGAAAAGTGAAATTACAACAGATTTAGAATTTTATGAATTACGCTATAGCGGAAAAATTGCAGGCTATTTAAGAGGATTTAGAGCGATTTATTTGGGTGTTATTTTTAATGTTATAACAATGGCAGGAGTTTGTTTGGCTGGAGCAAAAATCGCAAATATCCTTTTAGGAATATCTCAAGGAGAAATGCTTCTCTACTCTTCTATTATTGTAGTCATTTATTCTGCTTTTGGAGGTTTGAAAGGTGTTTTGATAACGGATTTTATTCAGTTTATTATCGCAATGATTGGAAGCGTTTGGGCAACCATTTATATTGTAAACTTGCCAGAAATTGGAGGCACTACAAATTTATTAACACATATAAATGTGAGTGATAAATTAGCGTTTTTTCCAGATTTTAGCGATACTGAAGCCTTAGTGACCATGTTAATTATTCCTTTAGCTGTTCAATGGTGGAGTACTTGGTATCCTGGAGCAGAACCTGGAGGAGGCGGTTATATAGCACAACGAATGTTAGCTGCAAAAGATGAAAAGCATGCCACTTGGGCTACACTTTTTTTTAATGTGGCACATTATGCTATTCGTCCTTGGCCATGGATTATTGTTAGTTTGGCATCTTTAGTCGTGTTTCCTAGTTTAGAAAGTATAAACCATGCATTTCCTGGACTATCTTCTTCAATGCAAGGTGAAGATGTCGCTTATGCTGCAATGATGACTTATTTGCCTTCAGGATTAATTGGTATTGTTTTATTATCACTTATTGCAGCTTTTATGAGTACAATTTCAACGCAGTTAAATTGGGGAAGTTCTTATATCGTAAACGATTTTTATAAGCGTTTTTTAAACCCGAATGCTACTGATAAAGATGAAGTTTTAGTTGGGCGAATTTCAACTGTAGTACTTATGATTTGCGCTGCATTATTTTCATTCTTTTTACAATCGGCAGGTGAAGTTCTCAATTTATTATTACAGATTGGTGCAGGTACAGGCTTGCTGTTTATTTTAAGATGGTTTTGGAGTCGAATTAATCCGTATAGTGAAATTGCAGCTATGATTATCTCATTTGTAATTGCAGTGTTCTTTTTTGTTAACGGAAAGCTAGATACTCCAATGATAGAACTTGCTGGTCATTGGCAATTAGTCTTTGGTGTTGTTGTTACGACTATTGGATGGTTGATTGTTACATTACTGACTAAGCCTACTGATGATGATACGCTTCAAACGTTTAATGCTTTAATTTTTGGAAAAGAATCTAAATTTAAAGGCTTCGGAATGAAAATTCTAGGGTTTTTTAGTGGAGTTATTGGTGTGTATTGTACATTATTTGCAATTGGAAACTTTATCTACGGAAAAACAGCATTAGCTTTTGGATTGTTAGCAATAACAGGAGTATGTGCTTTTGTAATTATTAAATCATTTAAAGCAGAATCTAAATAG
- a CDS encoding methylglyoxal synthase has protein sequence MEIAIIAHDGKKAEMVQFLNEHRAILLHKSINLISTGTTGKKVKKAGFEVERLLSGPLGGDAQIAARVAEGKCDMVLFFRDPLEKHPHEPDVLMLMRLCDVHDVPLATNPATAELLIKAI, from the coding sequence ATGGAAATAGCTATTATCGCACATGATGGAAAGAAAGCTGAAATGGTTCAATTCTTAAATGAACATAGAGCAATTCTACTCCACAAAAGTATTAATTTAATTTCTACAGGAACTACTGGAAAAAAAGTTAAGAAAGCTGGATTTGAAGTAGAACGTTTACTTTCTGGTCCTTTAGGAGGTGATGCACAAATAGCTGCGAGAGTTGCTGAAGGTAAATGTGATATGGTGTTATTTTTTAGAGATCCTCTTGAAAAACATCCTCACGAACCAGACGTACTTATGCTAATGCGCTTATGTGATGTTCATGATGTTCCTTTAGCTACCAATCCTGCTACAGCAGAATTATTAATCAAAGCTATTTAG
- a CDS encoding N-acetylglucosamine kinase: MILITDSGSTKCDWIVIDKEGSQMHEKIRTKGLNPAILKEKKLSKIIKKSDELMQFKDKVTHIFFYGAGCGTAKPRLALTEILESIFTNAIVDVQEDTMAAIRATINHNAEAAVVCIMGTGSNCSYFDGNKLHQRVVSLGYTLMDEASGNYYGKELIKDYYFNNMPEDIKIAFEHKYNVEADYIKYNLYKQPNPNAYLANFAEFMFLNKDSEYIVELIKKGFRLFTNNMIFQFKEELKTVPVHFAGSIAYFAKDEIIQVANELGFTVGNFERRPIEGLVKYHTNEL, from the coding sequence ATGATTTTAATAACAGATAGCGGTTCTACAAAATGTGATTGGATTGTAATTGACAAAGAAGGAAGTCAAATGCATGAAAAAATTCGTACAAAAGGTCTTAATCCTGCCATTTTAAAAGAGAAAAAGCTTTCTAAAATCATCAAAAAAAGTGATGAGTTAATGCAATTTAAAGATAAAGTAACTCATATTTTTTTTTATGGTGCAGGTTGTGGTACTGCGAAACCAAGATTAGCACTCACTGAAATTTTAGAATCAATTTTTACAAATGCAATAGTTGATGTTCAAGAAGATACAATGGCAGCTATAAGAGCTACTATTAATCATAATGCAGAAGCAGCTGTAGTTTGTATTATGGGAACAGGATCTAATTGTAGTTATTTTGATGGTAATAAATTACATCAACGTGTTGTATCGTTAGGATACACACTAATGGATGAAGCCTCTGGAAATTATTACGGAAAGGAATTAATTAAAGATTACTATTTCAACAATATGCCAGAAGATATTAAAATAGCATTTGAGCATAAATATAATGTAGAAGCAGATTACATTAAATACAATCTTTATAAACAGCCTAATCCAAATGCTTACTTAGCAAATTTTGCTGAGTTTATGTTTTTAAATAAGGATTCTGAATATATTGTTGAATTGATAAAAAAAGGATTCCGCCTTTTTACTAATAACATGATTTTTCAATTTAAAGAAGAATTAAAAACGGTTCCAGTTCATTTTGCAGGATCTATAGCTTATTTTGCAAAAGATGAAATAATCCAAGTTGCTAACGAGTTAGGTTTTACAGTCGGCAATTTTGAAAGACGACCAATTGAAGGTTTAGTTAAATATCACACTAACGAATTATAA
- the gap gene encoding type I glyceraldehyde-3-phosphate dehydrogenase, whose protein sequence is MKLGINGFGRIGRIVFRATVKRNDVDVVAINDLLDVEHLAYLLKYDSVHGRFDGDVEVKDGNLVVDGKTIRVTAERDPKNLKWDEAGVDVVAECTGIFTTLETAQYHIDGGAKKVVISAPSKDAPMFVMGVNDDKLTASHTITSNASCTTNCLAPLAKIIEDNFGIEEALMTTIHAATSTQFTVDAPSRKNYRLGRSALNNIIPTSTGAAKAVGKVIPELDGKLTGMAFRVPTVDVSVVDLTVKTSRETSLAEIKAAVKKASEGSMAGVMGYTEDAVVSQDFVSEERTSVFDADSAIELNSKFFKLVAWYDNEFGYSNKLVDLAQKVNSL, encoded by the coding sequence ATGAAATTAGGAATAAACGGATTTGGTAGAATTGGTAGAATCGTATTTAGAGCAACTGTAAAACGCAATGATGTTGATGTTGTAGCAATTAACGATTTATTAGATGTAGAACATTTAGCATACTTATTAAAGTATGATTCTGTTCATGGAAGATTCGATGGTGACGTTGAAGTTAAAGATGGTAATCTAGTAGTTGACGGAAAAACAATAAGAGTTACAGCAGAAAGAGATCCTAAAAATTTAAAATGGGATGAAGCTGGTGTTGATGTAGTTGCTGAATGCACAGGTATCTTTACAACTTTAGAAACTGCTCAATATCATATAGATGGTGGTGCTAAAAAAGTAGTAATCTCTGCACCTAGTAAAGATGCTCCAATGTTTGTAATGGGCGTAAATGATGATAAATTAACTGCTAGTCATACGATTACATCTAATGCATCATGTACAACAAACTGCTTAGCGCCTTTAGCAAAAATCATTGAAGATAACTTCGGGATTGAAGAAGCTTTAATGACTACAATCCATGCAGCAACTTCTACACAATTTACAGTAGATGCACCTTCACGTAAAAATTACCGTTTAGGTCGTAGCGCATTAAATAATATTATACCAACGTCTACAGGTGCTGCAAAAGCTGTAGGAAAAGTAATTCCTGAATTAGATGGAAAATTAACTGGTATGGCTTTTAGAGTTCCAACTGTAGATGTTTCTGTAGTTGATTTAACTGTTAAAACTTCAAGAGAGACATCTTTAGCAGAAATTAAAGCTGCTGTTAAAAAAGCTTCTGAAGGATCAATGGCAGGTGTAATGGGATATACTGAAGACGCTGTAGTATCTCAAGATTTCGTTAGTGAAGAAAGAACAAGTGTTTTTGATGCAGATTCTGCTATTGAATTAAATTCAAAATTCTTTAAGCTTGTAGCTTGGTACGATAACGAGTTCGGGTATTCAAATAAATTAGTTGATTTAGCTCAAAAGGTTAATTCATTATAA
- the pfkA gene encoding 6-phosphofructokinase — MLHTIKKIGVLTSGGDSPGMNAGIRSVVRTCAFHNIECIGIYRGYEGMIEGDFKSMNARSVKGIINKGGTILKSARSKEFRTVEGRKKAHEQLVKAGINAFVVIGGDGSFTGAMIFSQEYNMPVMGIPGTIDNDIFGTTHTLGYDTALNTVVDVIDKIRDTASSHNRLFFVEVMGRDVGHIALNVGVGAGAEEILIPEEDLGLDRLLESLRRSKQSGKSSSIVVVAEGDKIGKSVFELKDYVEEHMTEYEVRVSVLGHMQRGGSPSCFDRVLASRMGVKAVESLITGKTNCMVGLKNDVMALTPLDQAIKGQSKINLELLRVSDIMSI; from the coding sequence ATGTTACACACCATTAAGAAAATAGGAGTATTAACCTCTGGAGGAGATTCTCCAGGAATGAATGCTGGAATCCGTTCTGTCGTAAGAACATGTGCGTTTCACAACATCGAATGTATCGGTATTTATAGAGGCTACGAAGGCATGATTGAAGGGGATTTCAAATCCATGAATGCACGTAGTGTAAAAGGCATTATTAATAAAGGTGGTACAATTTTAAAATCAGCGCGTTCAAAAGAATTCAGAACAGTCGAAGGACGCAAAAAAGCACATGAACAACTTGTAAAAGCAGGTATTAATGCCTTTGTAGTTATTGGTGGTGATGGTAGTTTTACTGGAGCAATGATTTTTAGTCAAGAGTATAATATGCCAGTCATGGGTATTCCTGGTACGATTGATAATGATATCTTCGGAACCACGCATACTTTAGGTTACGATACAGCTTTAAATACAGTTGTAGATGTCATCGATAAAATTCGAGATACTGCAAGTTCTCATAACAGATTATTTTTTGTTGAAGTCATGGGAAGAGATGTCGGACATATTGCATTAAATGTAGGTGTTGGAGCAGGAGCTGAAGAAATCTTAATTCCTGAAGAAGACTTAGGTTTAGATCGTCTTTTAGAATCTTTAAGGCGCAGTAAACAATCTGGAAAATCATCTAGTATAGTAGTTGTGGCTGAAGGTGACAAAATCGGAAAAAGTGTATTTGAACTAAAAGATTACGTCGAAGAACACATGACCGAATATGAAGTACGTGTTTCTGTACTTGGTCATATGCAACGTGGTGGTTCTCCTTCCTGTTTTGATCGCGTATTAGCGAGTAGAATGGGAGTGAAGGCTGTTGAAAGCTTAATTACAGGAAAAACAAATTGTATGGTTGGCTTAAAAAATGATGTTATGGCATTGACGCCTTTAGATCAAGCTATTAAAGGACAATCAAAAATAAATTTAGAATTATTACGTGTATCAGATATCATGTCTATATAA
- a CDS encoding translocation/assembly module TamB domain-containing protein, whose amino-acid sequence MGKYATNWVNDEFGTNINIGKVGLQFNGDVELKEIYVEDYKKDTLIAIQELNTSILNYRNLSNGKLNFGDIDIINLIFNIKTYEGESDTNLDVFVARFDEDNPRPGKSGFLLSSSDVSIYESTFRLIDENRETHKVLEFTDLNINATNFVIDGSDVRTRINTLAFVDSRGAHIKNLMTDFEYTLTHMNFNNLSIKTDKSILKGKLRFDYNREDFKDFEDKVQVTADFLDSEVALNDLNTFYNEFGIDQKATLNVNLTGTLNDLNANNLQLNASGRTQIFGDLNFKNLFSSAEGDFSMNGRYDNLTSNYYDLKALLPNILGESIPTVFSKLGNFKITGTSYITDTTIDANININTDLGIIVSDMKMTHVDDIDNANYIGNVVFDEFDLGVLLNDPVVKTTSFDLDVDGKGFTVKNLSTQISGEVFQIEYNDYNYQDINVSGKLGNQVFNGLLESKDENFKFKFNGLADLSKEIKSFDFNADVDYANLKALNFIEKDSVSVFKGIVTMSMKGSGIDDAFGSLNFKNTTYINENDNYYFEDFIVTSSFIGKQRTLKINSPDIIEGTMKGDFKFVDLAKLAENSVGSIYTNYLPHKIETDQYVEFNFKIYNKIVEAFYHDLELGPNTTIKGRIETNEKKFNLTFKSPHIKLKDYYANDLSVLVDNSNPVFNTYIEVDSLQTDFYNVSDFSLINVTQRDTLFIKSEFKGGTQNTDNFDLSLYYTINEEQNSVVGFRKSDITFKENTWTINEDKNNANKITFDRNFESFDIDNIMMTHFDEQIELYGNIDNAKTKDINLNFTEVDLTKITPRIDSLSLAGKVNGGLKILQKDGIYLPTSSVTISDLRANDYELGELKAIVSGNQSLTNYVVDLSLKNDNLKSLAAKGTIDVSENNSNIDLNVNFDEFLLDPLDPFGEGVITNIRGLVTGNAKVTGSLENPQFNGDLLLDNAGLTIPYLNVDYSFDFDSRVKLESQKFIFQNVEITDSEYFSKATLNGFIGHNNFSDWKLGLEIDTSRLLVLNTEYDEEELYYGTGFVNGKADIIGPTDALKIVFNGSTAEGTIFKIPLSDLETYGDNSYIRFLSPEEKNARKNGEIIQENEFKGLELEFNLFVNPYADIEIVIDKNSGSTIHGKGNGNLLFDINTNGKFQMFGDFQIEEGDYNFAYGGLVQKKLTVVPGGSIRWEGDPLKAQIGLTAIYKAQANPSVLLDNPINRNIDVEVKINLAGQLEQPEPDFSFDFPNVDSNIRSELEYRLETKESREFQALNVLSFGSFASEFSLGQNAYGTISDRVNSLFNSILGNDGSDKINIGVNYQVGQQTTEYETNDEIGLTLSTKISDRVLVNGKVGVPIGGVSETVIAGDVQIDVLLNEEGTLTAKFFNRENNIRNFGEEIGYTQGVGLSYNVEFDTFKELIQIIFTGKNKKEEKQKEEKPKEDEEKLLPDFINVKSKNDKKNK is encoded by the coding sequence TTGGGAAAATATGCAACAAATTGGGTTAATGATGAATTTGGTACAAATATCAATATTGGAAAAGTCGGACTTCAATTTAATGGTGATGTTGAGTTAAAAGAAATCTACGTTGAAGACTATAAAAAAGACACCCTTATTGCCATTCAAGAATTAAACACTTCAATTCTTAACTATAGGAACCTTTCAAATGGTAAACTCAATTTCGGTGACATTGATATTATTAATTTAATATTCAATATTAAAACCTATGAAGGAGAATCAGATACTAATCTAGACGTATTTGTTGCAAGATTTGATGAAGATAATCCACGTCCTGGAAAAAGCGGATTCTTATTATCTTCTAGTGATGTTTCAATTTATGAGAGTACATTTCGACTTATTGATGAAAATAGAGAAACACATAAAGTTTTAGAGTTTACCGATTTAAATATAAACGCAACAAATTTTGTAATTGATGGTAGCGATGTAAGAACCCGAATTAACACATTGGCATTTGTAGATAGTAGAGGTGCTCATATTAAAAATCTCATGACAGATTTTGAGTATACGCTTACGCATATGAATTTTAATAATCTAAGCATTAAAACCGATAAGTCAATTTTAAAAGGGAAATTACGTTTTGATTACAATCGTGAAGATTTCAAAGATTTTGAAGATAAGGTACAAGTCACAGCAGATTTTTTAGATTCTGAAGTCGCTTTAAATGATTTAAATACATTTTATAATGAATTCGGTATCGATCAAAAAGCAACACTTAATGTGAATTTAACAGGAACTTTAAATGATTTGAACGCCAATAACCTTCAATTAAATGCCAGTGGAAGAACTCAAATTTTTGGCGACTTAAATTTCAAAAACCTCTTTAGTAGTGCTGAAGGTGATTTTTCTATGAATGGACGCTATGACAACCTAACGTCAAACTATTACGATTTAAAGGCACTGCTACCAAATATTTTAGGCGAATCAATTCCAACCGTGTTTTCAAAACTTGGAAATTTTAAAATTACAGGCACATCTTACATAACTGATACAACTATTGATGCAAATATTAACATTAATACCGATTTAGGAATTATTGTTTCTGATATGAAAATGACACATGTTGACGATATTGATAATGCAAATTATATAGGAAATGTCGTTTTTGATGAGTTCGATTTAGGTGTATTATTAAACGATCCAGTAGTAAAAACGACATCTTTTGACTTAGATGTTGATGGAAAAGGATTTACAGTTAAAAATTTAAGCACTCAAATTTCAGGTGAAGTTTTTCAAATTGAATACAATGATTATAACTATCAAGATATTAATGTTTCTGGTAAATTAGGAAATCAAGTCTTTAATGGACTTCTTGAATCTAAAGATGAAAACTTTAAATTTAAATTTAATGGTTTAGCCGATTTATCAAAAGAGATTAAAAGCTTCGACTTTAACGCAGATGTAGACTATGCAAATCTTAAAGCTTTAAATTTTATAGAAAAAGATAGCGTTTCAGTATTTAAAGGCATTGTAACAATGTCAATGAAAGGATCTGGTATCGATGATGCTTTTGGTTCTCTAAATTTTAAAAACACTACTTACATCAATGAAAATGACAATTACTATTTTGAGGATTTTATAGTAACATCTTCATTTATTGGCAAACAACGAACTCTAAAAATAAATTCACCAGATATTATTGAAGGCACCATGAAAGGTGATTTCAAATTTGTAGATCTTGCTAAACTTGCAGAGAATTCAGTAGGAAGTATTTATACCAATTATTTACCTCATAAAATTGAAACAGATCAATATGTAGAATTCAATTTCAAGATTTACAACAAGATCGTTGAAGCATTTTACCACGATTTAGAATTGGGTCCCAATACCACTATAAAAGGACGAATTGAAACCAACGAGAAAAAATTCAACCTTACGTTTAAATCACCTCATATAAAGCTCAAAGATTATTATGCAAATGATTTATCTGTTTTAGTAGATAATAGTAATCCTGTTTTCAACACCTATATTGAAGTGGATTCATTGCAAACAGATTTTTATAATGTATCCGATTTTAGCTTAATTAACGTAACGCAAAGAGATACTTTATTTATTAAATCTGAATTTAAAGGCGGAACGCAAAATACTGATAATTTCGATTTAAGTCTATATTATACCATAAATGAAGAACAGAACTCTGTTGTAGGATTTAGAAAATCTGATATTACTTTTAAAGAGAACACATGGACAATTAATGAAGATAAAAATAATGCCAATAAAATAACGTTCGATAGAAATTTCGAATCTTTTGACATTGACAATATTATGATGACTCACTTTGATGAACAAATTGAACTTTATGGCAATATTGATAATGCAAAAACAAAAGACATCAATCTTAATTTTACAGAGGTAGATTTAACTAAGATAACTCCTAGAATAGACAGCCTAAGCTTAGCAGGAAAAGTCAATGGAGGTCTTAAAATCCTGCAAAAAGATGGTATTTATTTACCAACATCTAGTGTTACCATAAGTGACTTAAGGGCAAATGACTACGAACTTGGAGAACTAAAAGCTATCGTTTCTGGAAATCAATCGCTAACCAATTATGTTGTAGATCTTAGCTTAAAAAATGATAATTTAAAATCTTTAGCAGCCAAAGGCACGATCGATGTTAGCGAGAACAATTCTAATATTGACCTAAATGTTAATTTTGATGAGTTTTTATTAGATCCATTGGATCCGTTTGGAGAAGGTGTTATTACGAATATTAGAGGTTTAGTAACTGGTAATGCCAAAGTAACTGGAAGTTTGGAAAACCCTCAATTTAATGGCGATTTATTACTAGATAATGCTGGCTTAACAATTCCATACCTTAATGTTGATTATAGTTTTGATTTTGATTCTCGTGTAAAATTAGAATCTCAAAAATTCATTTTTCAAAATGTAGAAATTACTGATTCTGAATATTTCTCAAAAGCGACTCTAAACGGTTTCATAGGTCATAATAACTTTTCAGATTGGAAACTAGGTTTAGAAATTGATACGTCTAGACTTCTAGTATTGAATACAGAGTATGATGAAGAAGAGTTGTATTACGGAACAGGTTTTGTAAACGGGAAAGCAGATATAATTGGCCCTACAGATGCTCTTAAAATTGTTTTTAATGGTAGTACTGCTGAAGGTACAATATTTAAAATCCCATTAAGTGACTTAGAAACTTATGGTGACAACTCATACATTCGATTTTTATCACCTGAAGAAAAGAATGCAAGAAAGAACGGAGAAATCATTCAAGAAAATGAATTCAAAGGTTTAGAATTGGAGTTCAACTTATTTGTAAATCCTTATGCAGATATTGAAATCGTAATCGATAAAAATTCAGGAAGTACAATTCATGGCAAAGGAAATGGGAATTTACTATTTGATATTAATACCAACGGAAAATTTCAAATGTTTGGCGATTTTCAAATAGAAGAAGGTGATTATAATTTCGCTTATGGAGGATTAGTCCAGAAAAAATTAACCGTTGTTCCTGGTGGTTCCATTCGTTGGGAAGGTGATCCGCTTAAAGCACAAATAGGATTAACTGCCATATACAAAGCACAAGCAAATCCTTCAGTATTATTAGACAATCCAATTAATAGAAATATTGATGTTGAAGTAAAAATTAATCTTGCTGGACAATTAGAACAGCCAGAACCAGATTTCAGTTTCGATTTCCCAAATGTGGATTCAAATATCAGATCTGAATTAGAATACCGATTAGAAACCAAAGAGTCTAGAGAGTTTCAAGCACTTAACGTCTTGTCTTTTGGGTCTTTTGCTAGTGAATTTAGCTTAGGTCAAAATGCCTATGGAACGATTTCAGATCGTGTGAACTCACTGTTTAATAGTATTTTAGGTAACGATGGCAGCGATAAAATTAATATTGGTGTTAATTATCAAGTTGGTCAACAAACCACAGAATATGAAACAAATGATGAAATTGGACTCACTCTCAGCACCAAAATTAGTGACAGAGTACTTGTTAATGGAAAAGTTGGAGTGCCAATAGGTGGTGTGAGTGAAACCGTTATTGCAGGTGATGTTCAAATAGATGTACTTTTAAATGAAGAAGGAACACTAACTGCCAAATTTTTTAATAGAGAAAATAACATTAGAAATTTTGGAGAAGAAATTGGTTATACTCAAGGTGTTGGTTTATCTTATAATGTAGAATTTGATACTTTTAAAGAATTAATTCAAATCATTTTCACTGGAAAAAACAAAAAAGAAGAAAAACAAAAAGAAGAGAAGCCGAAAGAAGATGAAGAAAAACTACTACCAGATTTCATAAATGTGAAGTCCAAAAATGATAAAAAGAACAAATAA